The Chlamydia sp. 04-14 DNA segment GTTATGGAGCAGATGCTGATAACTTAGCATTTTTTCCTTCAGCATGTCCTTTCAAAGGTGTACGTCCCACATGGATATTTCCTCATGGGATAGAACAACTTCCCTATGAATTTGGTGGTGGAAGAGCATGGTTTCCTTTAGATGTTCCTTTATTTCAAAGTTTGATTTCGAATCCTGATATTACTCCAGAAACAGAACAACAGTATCAAACTTTATTTAATATAGATTTTGAAAAACCTAAAATAGCTTTAGAGAATCTTATTGAAGAATTGGATCGTCCTCGATATGACGTTATTCTTGGTGGGTTCAGTCAGGGTGCTATGATGACAACACATCTTGTGCTATCTTCTAAAATTCCCTATCGAGGAGCTTTAATTTATTCTGGGGCTTTACTATTAGACAAGGGCTGGGAAAATAATGTGAATCTTTGTGCTAAAGTTCCTTTTATTCAAAGTCATGGATATCAAGACACCATTTTACCTTATTATCACGGTGAAAGATTAAATAAACTCCTGTCCTCACGTCTACAGGGAGAATTTATTTCTTTTAATGGGGGGCATGAGATTCCTGCTCTTGTGTTACAAAAAATGCAAGAAACTATTCCCCTATGGACAAGTACCTTAAGTTAATGCATTAAACGATTCTTCAGTGATGCGAGTTGTAAGGCAACCCATTCCATACAACTTGTCGCTGACGAAGAATTATCCAAAGCTTGATAAGCCTTCTCCACAATAATCAACACCTTTTCTAAAGGTAGTATAGGTAGATTAAGAATATCCTCAGCGTATTTAGGGTATGTCATTGCGCTTGCGCTAATATTTAAAGAAAGCATAAATCGATCTCTAAATAATTTAAGAAGAATTTCTAAAAGGTATTTTGCTTTATCTCTAAGAACTTGCTTATCCGTATCAGCGCTACCTTTAACTATTTGTCCTACTTCTGTGATTTTCATCTGTCCAGAGGCATATTTTAAGAGATACTCAAGATCATCTTTATCTGGAGCTATATTCTCGTCACCTTGAATGTATATAGATAAGCTACGAGAAAGAATCGTAGCAGGTATGCGCTGTAGCTTTGTAGATGTGAGTAAAATGACGCTATGTGAAGGAGCATCCTCTAGTACTTTTAAAAATACAGAGATCGCTGGTAAAGTCATACGATCTACTTCATGAATAATATAGATTTTATAACACGCTTCATACGAAAGAATTCCTATCTCTTTTTTGATATCCCTAGGAATCTCTATAGAATGCAATCTTCCTTTCCCTGAAGGGAAAAATTCATGAATATCAGGATGAATGCGTTGAGAAATCTTGTATTGTGCTTCGGGAGTGTCTTTAAGAAGTATATGCGCCGCTAAATTGTATGCATATTGAGAAAGCACAGTTAACGAATTCCCATGCAATAAAATTGCATGAAAGATCTTTC contains these protein-coding regions:
- a CDS encoding alpha/beta hydrolase, whose translation is MEYSFFRRKFAGLDAIVCPGDPDDPVIIFCHGYGADADNLAFFPSACPFKGVRPTWIFPHGIEQLPYEFGGGRAWFPLDVPLFQSLISNPDITPETEQQYQTLFNIDFEKPKIALENLIEELDRPRYDVILGGFSQGAMMTTHLVLSSKIPYRGALIYSGALLLDKGWENNVNLCAKVPFIQSHGYQDTILPYYHGERLNKLLSSRLQGEFISFNGGHEIPALVLQKMQETIPLWTSTLS
- a CDS encoding DNA polymerase III subunit delta' (catalyzes the DNA-template-directed extension of the 3'-end of a DNA strand; the delta' subunit seems to interact with the gamma subunit to transfer the beta subunit on the DNA), with the protein product MQIEEKVVNQPWEALLDNISQGKIFHAILLHGNSLTVLSQYAYNLAAHILLKDTPEAQYKISQRIHPDIHEFFPSGKGRLHSIEIPRDIKKEIGILSYEACYKIYIIHEVDRMTLPAISVFLKVLEDAPSHSVILLTSTKLQRIPATILSRSLSIYIQGDENIAPDKDDLEYLLKYASGQMKITEVGQIVKGSADTDKQVLRDKAKYLLEILLKLFRDRFMLSLNISASAMTYPKYAEDILNLPILPLEKVLIIVEKAYQALDNSSSATSCMEWVALQLASLKNRLMH